The Raphanus sativus cultivar WK10039 chromosome 2, ASM80110v3, whole genome shotgun sequence genome includes a region encoding these proteins:
- the LOC130508630 gene encoding putative F-box/FBD/LRR-repeat protein At5g56810: MKDKKKAAKIGIGEDVTVSDRISYLPDDLLFRILSLVPITEAVNTSILSKRWTSVWKMMPMLEYDAKSCSFIKFCRRSLKLHEAPVLQTLTIRQKEQTSYHLKLPNTVFQKLVVLKLYNITRLDFSGKSSLCFRSMKSLHLTRVRFHGKEYFCRLVSSCPVLDELFLDTVTTDLRCCCSFTACKSVFTISVPSLERLEIKDYSSVSTYPSKASRFKINAPSLKNLNLYINGSNFEFYEERPKLVEASLLVDSSQTDNLFRFLTSVEFLSIHLYPTKVTHIIFHSQSYFKF, encoded by the coding sequence atgaaagataaaaagaaagCTGCAAAAATAGGGATCGGCGAAGATGTTACAGTTTCTGATAGGATCAGTTATTTACCTGACGATTTGCTCTTCCGAATCCTCTCACTAGTCCCAATAACCGAAGCAGTTAATACAAGCATACTCTCTAAACGATGGACATCTGTGTGGAAGATGATGCCAATGCTTGAGTACGATGCAAAATCTTGTagctttataaaattttgtagaagGTCACTGAAATTACATGAAGCTCCAGTTCTCCAAACCCTAACTATTAGACAGAAGGAACAGACGAGTTATCATCTTAAACTCCCAAACACAGTCTTCCAAAAACTCGTGGTCCTGAAACTCTACAATATCACTCGTCTTGATTTTTCTGGTAAGTCATCGCTTTGTTTCCGGTCCATGAAAAGTCTACACCTCACACGTGTGAGGTTCCATGGGAAAGAATATTTCTGCAGGCTAGTATCGTCTTGTCCTGTTCTTGACGAGCTCTTCTTGGATACCGTTACCACTGACCTCCGCTGTTGCTGTTCATTTACCGCTTGCAAATCTGTATTCACCATATCGGTCCCTTCTCTAGAGAGATTGGAGATAAAAGATTATTCTTCTGTTAGCACTTATCCTAGCAAGGCCTCTAGGTTCAAGATTAATGCTCCTTCTTTGAAGAACTTAAATTTATACATCAACGGTAGCAATTTCGAGTTTTATGAGGAACGGCCCAAGTTGGTGGAGGCTAGTCTCCTTGTTGATTCTTCTCAAACTGACAACCTTTTCAGATTTCTTACTTCCGTGGAGTTTCTTTCCATACATTTATATCCTACCAAGGTAACTCACATCATCTTTCACAGCCAgtcttattttaaattttaa
- the LOC108837727 gene encoding F-box/FBD/LRR-repeat protein At5g56420-like encodes MDIISELPDDLLLRILSFVHTKTAFDAQLLSKRWRNLWKKLPTLYHDYTSHRSQSQFLAFINKTLELLESPVLESFYIRIVPTETSSRVMLRRYLLAKLHVRELNFVSTNPVALQVKKGIYHLHTLVILRIECLSLEDGYGNQITLQSLKVLQLCCVRYSSDASLSNLLSSLPSLEDLLLDRCLSDKSTETLSIAVPCLQRLTVLRCPEYCGSHLVRLSVNAPSLKYLNVEDHWRNVSFSEEKMDELIEADVNVCYIDTEKLVRAIISVKRLSLCVVTSKIMRVSVFFNQLVRLEICTCQQEWWNVLEKVLLSSPKLCILKLHQKHIFGTTDPTVRWKEPSSVPACFASHLETFEWRGYEGTEDEKKLASYILRNAGRLKTVTIYPLITNPDIRTGRILKNHMIKELVKLSGCLLTCKLVFR; translated from the exons ATGGACATAATCAGTGAGTTGCCTGATGATTTACTCTTGCGGATTCTGTCTTTCGTTCACACAAAAACTGCGTTTGATGCTCAACTCTTGTCTAAAAGATGGCGAAATCTCTGGAAGAAGTTGCCAACTCTCTACCATGATTACACCTCTCACAGATCTCAATCTCAGTTTTTAGCATTCATTAATAAGACACTGGAGTTACTCGAGTCTCCGGTGTTAGAGAGCTTTTATATCAGAATCGTTCCAACAGAAACTAGTTCACGAGTTATGCTCCGAAGATATCTACTAGCCAAGCTACATGTGCGAGAACTGAACTTCGTTAGTACTAATCCTGTTGCTCTACAAGTAAAGAAGGGAATCTACCACCTTCACACGCTTGTGATCTTGAGGATCGAATGTCTTAGTCTTGAAGATGGTTATGGTAACCAGATCACATTACAATCCCTCAAAGTCTTGCAGCTTTGCTGTGTGAGGTATTCCAGCGATGCgtctctctctaatctcttgtCTAGCTTACCGAGTCTCGAAGATTTGCTTTTGGATAGATGTTTGAGTGATAAGTCCACAGAAACTCTATCTATTGCGGTGCCTTGTCTGCAGAGACTGACGGTTCTTAGATGTCCTGAGTATTGTGGGAGTCATCTTGTGAGGCTGAGCGTTAATGCACCTTCTTTGAAATACTTGAACGTTGAAGATCACTGGAGAAACGTTTCTTTTTCTGAGGAGAAGATGGACGAGCTCATTGAAGCAGATGTCAATGTTTGTTATATCGATACCGAGAAGCTTGTGAGAGCTATTATATCCGTGAAACGCCTATCGTTATGTGTAGTCACTTCAAAG attatgCGGGTTAGTGTATTCTTTAATCAACTTGTTCGTTTGGAGATTTGCACATGTCAACAAGAATGGTGGAATGTTCTTGAGAAGGTTTTGTTAAGTTCACCTAAACTATGCATTCTCAAGCTTCATCAGAAACATATCTTTGGGACTACAGATCCCACCGTTAGATGGAAAGAACCTAGTTCTGTTCCTGCATGTTTTGCTTCTCATCTTGAAACTTTCGAGTGGAGAGGTTATGAAGGAACAGAAGATGAGAAAAAATTAGCGAGTTACATCCTCAGAAATGCTGGGAGATTGAAGACTGTAACGATCTATCCACTGATCACAAATCCAGATATCAGAACGGGTAGGATTCTCAAGAACCATATGATCAAAGAATTAGTGAAACTTTCTGGATGTTTATTAACTTGTAAGCTTGTTTTCAGATGA